One Varibaculum prostatecancerukia genomic window, CTATACGATGTCAAGCATCAGCGGGAAGAACGTTTAGCAAATGCGGCCCTCAAAAACGATGGCGCTGAAGTACTGGCCGACTTCCAAGCTCTGATGCAAAAACTCGGTGCCGAATGGTACTTAGCATATGGGACCTGCCTAGGCGCCCTCCGTAATCATCAGTTCATATCCCATGATCTAGATATGGATTTTTATCTATGCCCTAAGCTCGGAGTCGGGATCGAAGAAGTTAAGAACGCACTTTCTGCAGCCGGCTATCGCCACCACCACGATTACGAAGTGGAGGGAAAGACTGCAGAATGCAGCTGGGAACGGAATGGGGTCAATTTTGACATTTTTGTTCTC contains:
- a CDS encoding LicD family protein translates to MKRWLRTSRLTRDLYQRLYDVKHQREERLANAALKNDGAEVLADFQALMQKLGAEWYLAYGTCLGALRNHQFISHDLDMDFYLCPKLGVGIEEVKNALSAAGYRHHHDYEVEGKTAECSWERNGVNFDIFVLEEKPEGYGCYLFNRFPDSSYSHEHEFSVSLSMAPHITDKREIDLAGVTVPIPANAEDFMKLYYGENWIVPDPSYTWENALPSRKRCAKRGYYRQY